In Streptomyces sp. NBC_00306, a single genomic region encodes these proteins:
- a CDS encoding MFS transporter yields the protein MAASATAPPAPARLRRIVAASLIGTTIEWYDFFLYGSAAALVFNKLFFPGSDPLVGTLLSFLTYAVGFAARPLGALVFGHYGDRLGRKKLLVLSLLLMGGATFAIGLLPTHATIGTAAPVLLTVLRLVQGFALGGEWGGAVLLVSEHGDARRRGFWASWPQTGAPAGQLLATGVLSALTALLSDAAFTSWGWRIPFLLSGVLVIVGLWIRLSVDESPVFKAALAHAEQRKASAAGAEKMPLVAVLRHHWRDVLVAMGARMAENISYYVITAFILVYATTAVDLSKQTALNAVLIASAVHFAVIPLWGALSDRIGRRPVYLIGAIGVGAWMFPFFALIDTASFGALLLAVTVGLVFHGAMYAPQAAFFSEMFATRMRYSGASIGAQFSSVAAGAPAPLIATALLADFDSSTPIALYVIAAALITVVAIACAQETRHRDLADVDAARPGGSGTGIKESGGAVEAPADGTPADARTTA from the coding sequence ATGGCTGCCTCGGCAACCGCTCCCCCAGCTCCAGCCCGTCTGCGCCGCATCGTCGCCGCGAGCCTCATCGGCACCACCATCGAGTGGTACGACTTCTTCCTCTACGGATCCGCCGCCGCGCTCGTCTTCAACAAGCTGTTCTTCCCGGGCTCCGACCCGCTCGTCGGCACCCTGCTCTCCTTCCTCACCTACGCCGTCGGCTTCGCTGCCCGTCCTCTCGGGGCGCTGGTCTTCGGCCACTACGGTGACCGGCTCGGCCGCAAGAAGCTGCTGGTGCTGAGCCTGCTGCTGATGGGCGGTGCGACCTTCGCGATCGGACTGCTGCCGACGCACGCCACCATCGGCACGGCGGCGCCCGTACTGCTCACCGTGCTGAGGCTGGTGCAGGGCTTCGCGCTCGGCGGTGAGTGGGGCGGGGCCGTGCTGCTGGTCTCCGAACACGGCGACGCCCGACGCCGCGGTTTCTGGGCGTCCTGGCCGCAAACGGGCGCGCCCGCGGGCCAGTTGCTGGCCACCGGTGTGCTGTCCGCGCTCACGGCGCTGCTGTCGGACGCGGCGTTCACGTCGTGGGGCTGGCGCATTCCCTTCCTGCTCTCCGGGGTCCTGGTGATCGTCGGCTTGTGGATTCGTCTCTCTGTCGATGAATCCCCGGTGTTCAAGGCCGCGTTGGCCCATGCCGAGCAGCGCAAGGCGAGTGCCGCGGGGGCCGAGAAGATGCCGCTCGTCGCCGTGCTGCGGCACCACTGGCGGGACGTGCTGGTGGCGATGGGCGCGCGCATGGCCGAGAACATCAGCTACTACGTGATCACCGCCTTCATCCTGGTGTACGCCACGACAGCGGTGGACCTGAGCAAACAGACCGCGCTCAACGCCGTACTCATCGCCTCCGCCGTGCACTTCGCGGTGATCCCCCTGTGGGGCGCGCTGTCGGACCGCATCGGGCGCAGGCCCGTCTATCTGATCGGCGCGATCGGGGTCGGGGCGTGGATGTTCCCGTTCTTCGCGCTCATCGACACGGCGAGCTTCGGGGCCCTGCTGCTCGCCGTCACCGTGGGGCTGGTGTTCCACGGCGCGATGTACGCACCCCAGGCGGCCTTCTTCTCCGAGATGTTCGCGACACGTATGCGCTACTCCGGGGCCTCGATCGGCGCGCAGTTCTCCTCGGTGGCCGCCGGAGCGCCTGCCCCGCTCATCGCGACCGCGCTGCTCGCCGACTTCGACTCGTCGACACCGATCGCCCTGTATGTGATCGCCGCCGCGCTGATCACTGTCGTGGCCATCGCCTGCGCCCAGGAGACCCGGCACCGGGACCTGGCGGACGTCGACGCGGCGCGGCCCGGGGGCAGCGGCACCGGCATCAAGGAGTCGGGCGGGGCGGTCGAGGCTCCCGCCGATGGCACCCCGGCGGATGCGCGGACCACTGCCTGA
- a CDS encoding helix-turn-helix domain-containing protein — MSHDQADYLELLARGAAAEAYDRPALLARASGAGPEKLAALEHAKQLALRVRAELEGRRRREAELSALFETAHDLAGLRDLDAVLRAIVQRARSLLGTEVAYLSLNDPSAGDTYMRVTEGSVSARFQQVRLGMGEGLGGLVAQTARPYVTDSYFDDARFEHTPSIDTAVRDEGLVAILGVPLMLGSQVIGVLFAADRRARVFEREQVALLASFAAHAAVAIDTANLLAETRSALAELEKANEIIRDHSGVIERASEVHDRLTEVVLRGGGVDDVAAALSEVLDGTVRFTDSHPDAPGADGRAIRREQEWVAAVSAGGEDLGALVLAGHADLDPVDRRTLERGAMVTSLLLLARRSAHEAEQRVRGELLDDLLDAPDRDPRLLRERAARLGADLDVPHVVLAARMEGPDSGVPEQESAGRGASARGAGGRGAGTAVERESADRQRLWAAASHLAATRSGLAAARDGGAVLLLPLGPDDDASELACRTARQLGGALRESVTVGASAPVAVPAGDPSPIAGAYDQARRCLDALRLLGRAGQGAAAQDLGFLGLLLADPGDIDGFVGRTMGEVVAYDRRRGTDLVRTMDAYFASGMSPARTKDELHVHVNTVAQRLERIGRLLGPDWQSPGRALEIQLALRLHAMSEAVAR; from the coding sequence ATGTCCCACGATCAAGCCGACTACCTGGAGCTCCTCGCACGCGGCGCCGCCGCGGAGGCGTACGACCGGCCGGCACTGCTCGCCCGTGCGAGCGGCGCCGGACCGGAGAAGCTCGCCGCCCTCGAACACGCCAAGCAGCTCGCGCTGCGGGTGCGCGCCGAGCTGGAGGGCCGGCGCCGACGCGAGGCCGAGCTCTCGGCGCTGTTCGAAACCGCGCACGACCTCGCCGGACTGCGCGACCTCGACGCCGTGCTCCGCGCGATCGTGCAGCGGGCCCGCTCGCTGCTCGGCACGGAAGTGGCCTATCTCAGTCTCAACGACCCGTCGGCCGGAGACACCTATATGCGGGTCACCGAGGGGTCGGTCTCGGCCCGCTTCCAGCAGGTGCGGCTCGGTATGGGAGAGGGGCTCGGCGGTCTCGTCGCCCAGACCGCCCGCCCCTATGTCACCGACAGCTACTTCGACGACGCCCGCTTCGAGCACACACCGTCCATCGACACGGCCGTACGGGACGAAGGCCTCGTCGCGATCCTCGGTGTGCCGCTGATGCTCGGCAGCCAGGTCATCGGCGTGCTGTTCGCCGCCGACCGCCGGGCGCGAGTCTTCGAGCGGGAACAGGTCGCGCTGCTGGCCTCCTTCGCCGCCCATGCGGCCGTCGCCATCGACACCGCGAACCTGCTCGCCGAGACCCGCTCGGCTCTCGCCGAACTGGAGAAGGCCAACGAGATCATCCGGGACCACAGCGGCGTCATCGAGCGCGCGTCCGAGGTGCATGACCGGCTGACCGAGGTGGTGCTGCGCGGCGGCGGCGTCGACGATGTGGCCGCCGCCCTCTCCGAAGTCCTCGACGGCACCGTCCGGTTCACCGACAGCCACCCCGACGCACCCGGCGCGGACGGGCGCGCGATACGACGGGAGCAGGAGTGGGTGGCGGCCGTCTCGGCCGGCGGTGAGGACCTCGGCGCCCTGGTGCTGGCCGGCCATGCCGACCTCGATCCCGTCGACCGGCGCACCCTGGAGCGCGGTGCGATGGTGACCTCCCTCCTGCTGCTCGCCCGCCGCTCGGCCCACGAGGCCGAACAGCGCGTACGGGGCGAACTGCTCGACGACCTCCTCGATGCCCCGGACCGCGACCCCCGACTGCTGCGGGAGCGTGCGGCCCGGCTGGGGGCGGATCTCGACGTTCCCCATGTGGTGCTGGCCGCGCGGATGGAGGGGCCGGACTCCGGCGTGCCCGAACAGGAGAGCGCGGGCCGCGGCGCGAGTGCCCGGGGCGCCGGCGGACGGGGTGCGGGCACCGCGGTGGAGCGCGAGAGCGCCGACCGCCAGCGGTTGTGGGCAGCCGCCTCGCATCTGGCGGCGACCCGCTCGGGCCTGGCCGCTGCGCGGGACGGGGGCGCGGTCCTGCTCCTGCCGCTCGGCCCCGACGACGACGCCTCCGAGCTGGCCTGCCGCACCGCACGTCAACTGGGCGGCGCACTGCGGGAGTCGGTCACGGTCGGGGCGTCCGCTCCGGTCGCCGTGCCGGCGGGCGACCCGAGTCCGATAGCCGGGGCGTACGACCAGGCGCGGCGCTGCCTGGACGCACTGCGGCTGCTCGGCCGGGCCGGCCAGGGTGCCGCGGCGCAGGACCTCGGCTTCCTCGGACTGCTCCTCGCCGATCCCGGGGACATCGACGGCTTCGTCGGGCGCACGATGGGCGAGGTCGTCGCCTACGATCGCCGGCGCGGCACCGATCTGGTGCGGACCATGGACGCGTACTTCGCGAGCGGGATGAGCCCGGCCCGGACGAAGGACGAGCTGCATGTCCATGTGAACACGGTGGCCCAGCGCCTGGAGCGCATCGGCCGGCTCCTCGGTCCCGACTGGCAGTCGCCCGGCAGAGCGCTGGAGATCCAACTGGCGCTGCGGCTGCACGCGATGTCGGAGGCGGTGGCGCGCTAG
- a CDS encoding NUDIX hydrolase, with product MATPDFIRDIRATAGNQLLLLPGVSAIVFDDEGRVLLGRRADNGRWSVIGGIPEPGEEPAATAVREVYEETAVRCVAERVVLVQALPEPVTYPNGDRCQFMDITFRCRAVGGVACVNDDESLEVGWFTVDALPELKEFAHFRIKQALAEGPAWFQPMHEQ from the coding sequence ATGGCTACCCCCGACTTCATCCGCGACATCCGGGCCACCGCCGGGAACCAGCTGCTCCTTCTGCCCGGCGTCAGCGCGATCGTCTTCGACGACGAGGGGCGTGTGCTGCTGGGACGGCGCGCGGACAACGGCCGGTGGTCCGTGATCGGCGGGATCCCCGAGCCCGGCGAGGAGCCGGCCGCGACCGCCGTGCGCGAGGTGTACGAGGAGACCGCGGTGCGCTGTGTCGCCGAACGGGTCGTGCTCGTCCAGGCGCTGCCGGAGCCGGTCACCTATCCCAACGGGGACCGGTGCCAGTTCATGGACATCACCTTCCGCTGCCGGGCGGTGGGCGGCGTGGCCTGTGTCAACGACGACGAGTCGCTCGAGGTCGGCTGGTTCACCGTGGATGCGCTGCCGGAGCTCAAGGAATTCGCGCACTTCCGGATCAAGCAGGCCCTGGCCGAGGGACCGGCATGGTTCCAGCCTATGCACGAGCAGTGA
- a CDS encoding baeRF3 domain-containing protein translates to MRPALSSAALAQLRQQRPYPAVTVLMPTHRREPDNAQDPVRLRNLMAAAKEQLQADPAVTRETRSEVTEQLDRALAEVDLAHAEDGLVVFAAPGEHQVWSLGRTVPERVVLSDTFLTRNLVSAHAAERPFWVLAVSADRASLWSGTTDRVTEEEAGSFPLTRSLEDPDAERKERIGDLPSTFSDELTRQFLRDADSAMNAVLASHPRPLYVAGEAAALALLGDVGSVAAKAAARIPHGGLARGPADAVWQAVRPFAEASAEQDVADVLAELDRARGRRAFAAGVDEIRQNVATGRVALLAVEENYRETVRDTGEHLNPAEPGDLDALDDIVDDIVERSLDTGAEVRFVPDGTLADVGGIASSLRY, encoded by the coding sequence ATGCGCCCCGCACTCAGCTCTGCTGCCCTGGCCCAGCTGCGTCAGCAGCGTCCCTATCCGGCAGTTACGGTCCTGATGCCCACGCACCGTCGCGAACCGGACAACGCGCAGGATCCCGTCCGGCTGCGCAATCTCATGGCCGCGGCGAAGGAACAGCTCCAGGCCGATCCCGCTGTCACCCGGGAGACCCGCAGCGAGGTCACCGAACAGCTGGACCGCGCACTGGCCGAAGTCGACCTGGCACATGCCGAGGACGGGCTCGTGGTCTTCGCCGCGCCGGGGGAGCACCAGGTCTGGTCGCTCGGCCGGACCGTTCCCGAACGCGTGGTGCTCTCGGACACCTTCCTGACCCGCAATCTCGTCTCGGCGCATGCTGCCGAGCGGCCGTTCTGGGTGCTGGCCGTCTCTGCCGACCGCGCCAGTCTGTGGAGCGGCACGACGGACCGCGTCACCGAGGAGGAGGCCGGGTCGTTCCCGCTGACTCGCAGCCTCGAGGACCCTGACGCAGAGCGCAAGGAGCGGATCGGCGATCTGCCCAGCACCTTCAGCGACGAACTCACCCGTCAGTTCCTGCGCGACGCCGACTCCGCGATGAACGCCGTCCTGGCGTCCCACCCCCGGCCGCTGTACGTGGCCGGGGAAGCGGCGGCGCTCGCCCTTCTCGGCGACGTCGGCAGCGTGGCCGCCAAGGCCGCGGCCCGCATTCCGCACGGAGGCCTCGCCAGGGGACCCGCCGACGCGGTGTGGCAGGCCGTGCGGCCGTTCGCCGAGGCCAGTGCCGAGCAGGACGTCGCCGATGTGCTGGCGGAGCTGGACCGGGCCCGCGGGCGCCGGGCGTTCGCCGCCGGCGTGGACGAGATCCGGCAGAACGTCGCGACGGGCCGAGTGGCACTCCTCGCGGTCGAGGAGAACTACCGGGAGACCGTGCGGGACACCGGAGAGCACCTCAATCCCGCGGAACCGGGCGATCTGGACGCCCTCGACGACATTGTCGACGACATCGTCGAACGGTCGCTGGACACCGGCGCCGAGGTGCGGTTCGTGCCCGACGGCACGCTGGCCGACGTCGGCGGAATCGCGAGTTCCCTGCGCTACTGA
- a CDS encoding 3-hydroxybutyrate dehydrogenase: MTSPTTPGVPPTVVDLDLGGRTALVTGAASGIGRACALRLAAAGAKVRAVDRDADGLETLAALGTEAGGAVEPQVLDLTDLDAAEAAAAGADILVNNAGLQLVRPIEAFPPDVFHTVLTVMLEAPFRLIRGALPHMYAQGWGRIVNISSVHGLRASAFKSAYVAAKHGLEGLSKTAALEGAPHGVTSVCVNPGYVRTPLVERQIADQAAAHSLPEDQVLADVLLKDSAVKRLVEPEEVAEAVLYLCTPQAAFITGTSIALDGGWTAH, translated from the coding sequence ATGACGTCCCCCACCACACCTGGCGTTCCTCCTACCGTGGTCGACCTCGATCTCGGCGGCCGCACCGCACTTGTCACCGGGGCAGCGAGCGGCATCGGCCGCGCCTGCGCGCTGCGGCTCGCGGCCGCGGGGGCGAAGGTCAGGGCCGTCGACCGGGACGCCGACGGGCTGGAGACGCTCGCCGCGCTCGGCACGGAAGCCGGCGGAGCCGTGGAGCCCCAGGTCCTGGATCTCACCGACCTCGACGCGGCGGAGGCGGCGGCCGCGGGCGCCGACATCCTGGTCAACAACGCCGGTCTCCAGCTGGTCCGGCCCATCGAGGCCTTTCCGCCGGACGTCTTCCACACGGTGCTCACCGTGATGCTGGAGGCGCCGTTCCGCCTGATCAGGGGCGCCCTGCCGCACATGTACGCGCAGGGCTGGGGGCGCATCGTCAACATCTCCTCCGTGCACGGGCTGCGCGCCTCCGCCTTCAAGTCCGCGTATGTGGCCGCGAAACACGGTCTCGAAGGGCTCTCCAAAACGGCGGCCCTGGAAGGCGCCCCCCATGGTGTGACATCGGTCTGTGTGAACCCCGGCTATGTGCGCACCCCGCTCGTCGAGCGGCAGATCGCCGATCAGGCGGCGGCCCACTCCCTGCCCGAGGACCAGGTGCTCGCCGACGTCCTGCTCAAGGACTCCGCCGTCAAGCGCCTGGTGGAGCCCGAGGAAGTGGCCGAGGCGGTGCTGTATCTCTGCACGCCGCAGGCCGCGTTCATCACCGGCACCTCGATCGCCCTCGACGGCGGCTGGACCGCGCACTGA